A genomic region of Danio aesculapii chromosome 21, fDanAes4.1, whole genome shotgun sequence contains the following coding sequences:
- the LOC130214429 gene encoding uncharacterized protein LOC130214429 isoform X1, protein MSLACLSLSAGEASMEALELELEAVESQIRSLETKREGIRALLLTRTRSSEVSVRYNDNLPVSSTPRVSLSRPSAPRTRCTQASFTPTPGYHGPWVQPRKVLARSRGRTSPPPVFEIPTENRFAPLRETGRDVAIIGDSIVRHVRSTSSKGNKVRTFCFPGARVKNISAQIPTILSAAESLGAAVLHVGTNDTGLRQTEILKKDFRSLIETVRRTSPATQIIVSGPLPTYRRGNERFSRLFALNEWLLTWCEEQKLLFANNWNLFWERPRLFRADGLHPSRAGAELLSDNITRILRSI, encoded by the coding sequence atgtcgcttgcgtgtctgtccttgagtgcaggagaggcatcgatggaggcgctggagctggagctggaagcggtggagtcccagattcgctcgctggagacgaagcgagagggcatcagggctctgctcttaacccgtactcgctcgtctgaggtaagtgtccgatacaacgacaatctcccagtttcttcaaccccgcgtgtttctctgtccaggcccagcgcaccgaggacgcggtgcacccaggcgtcgttcacgccgactcccggctaccacggcccctgggtgcaaccgcgtaaggtgcttgccaggtcccggggcagaacgtctcctcctccggtgttcgagatccccacggagaaccgcttcgcccctctccgcgagacgggtcgcgatgttgccatcattggcgactcaatcgtccgccacgtccgctccacttcctccaaaggtaacaaagtacgcactttctgcttccctggtgcccgagttaagaatatttctgcacagatacctactatcctgagcgctgccgagagcctcggtgccgccgtcctccacgtggggacgaacgacaccgggctccggcagacggagatcctgaagaaggacttcaggagcctgatcgagacggttcgacgcacttcgcccgccacgcagatcatcgtttctggaccgcttcctacctaccgccgaggaaatgaaaggttcagtagactttttgctctgaatgaatggctattaacatggtgtgaagaacagaaattgctctttgccaataactggaatcttttctgggagcgtcctaggcttttccgcgctgacgggctgcaccccagtcgagctggagctgaactcctgtcggacaacatcaccagaatacttcgctctatctga
- the LOC130214429 gene encoding uncharacterized protein LOC130214429 isoform X2 has product MSLACLSLSAGEASMEALELELEAVESQIRSLETKREGIRALLLTRTRSSEVSVRYNDNLPVSSTPRVSLSRPSAPRTRCTQASFTPTPGYHGPWVQPRKVLARSRGRTSPPPVFEIPTENRFAPLRETGRDVAIIGDSIVRHVRSTSSKGNKVRTFCFPGARVKNISAQIPTILSAAESLGAAVLHVGTNDTGLRQTEILKKDFRSLIETVRRTSPATQIIVSGPLPTYRRGNERLFRADGLHPSRAGAELLSDNITRILRSI; this is encoded by the exons atgtcgcttgcgtgtctgtccttgagtgcaggagaggcatcgatggaggcgctggagctggagctggaagcggtggagtcccagattcgctcgctggagacgaagcgagagggcatcagggctctgctcttaacccgtactcgctcgtctgaggtaagtgtccgatacaacgacaatctcccagtttcttcaaccccgcgtgtttctctgtccaggcccagcgcaccgaggacgcggtgcacccaggcgtcgttcacgccgactcccggctaccacggcccctgggtgcaaccgcgtaaggtgcttgccaggtcccggggcagaacgtctcctcctccggtgttcgagatccccacggagaaccgcttcgcccctctccgcgagacgggtcgcgatgttgccatcattggcgactcaatcgtccgccacgtccgctccacttcctccaaaggtaacaaagtacgcactttctgcttccctggtgcccgagttaagaatatttctgcacagatacctactatcctgagcgctgccgagagcctcggtgccgccgtcctccacgtggggacgaacgacaccgggctccggcagacggagatcctgaagaaggacttcaggagcctgatcgagacggttcgacgcacttcgcccgccacgcagatcatcgtttctggaccgcttcctacctaccgccgaggaaatgaaag gcttttccgcgctgacgggctgcaccccagtcgagctggagctgaactcctgtcggacaacatcaccagaatacttcgctctatctga